Genomic window (Chondrocystis sp. NIES-4102):
TGGATCAATATCCACCATCAGCATCGCTTTTTTTACTTGTTGGTTTAACTGCTCACCTTTCCAACCACGATTTTTTGGGCCAAAGGCTACATCATCCCAAACCGTAGGCATAAATAGCTGGTTATCGGGATTTTGGAAGACTAAACCGACAAAATTACGAATATTTCTAAGATTATCTTCGTTTATCCACCATTTTCCTACTTTTATTTTGCCAGACTGGGGGAGAATAATCCCATTAAGATGTAGTTGTAAGGTTGATTTGCCTGAACCATTTGCACCTATTAGGGCTACTCGCTCACCTGCTTCAATATTAATATTGATATTGTCTAAAGCTTTAGTCCCGTCAGGGTAGGTATAGGTTAGATTTTCGATAATGATGGGATTATGATGCATTAATTATTTGCGCGATTATTTAACTAAATAAATAACTTGTCCGAGTAGTGCCAAAATTCCAGTTAGGGTAAGAAGAATAACATCTCGCCTACCTCCAGTTGGTACTTTTTCAATTACAGGCACTCCCTGATAACCACGAGCCAACATTGCTTGATGTACTCTCTCGCCTCGTTCGTAAGTGCGAATAAACAAAGTTCCAATCATATTACCAATAACTAACCTTTGCCAAGTCCCATTTTTTGATAGGTTACGAGCAGTAGCAGCTTTGCGCATGGCTTGAAATTCTTTGATTAAAACACCAATATAGCGATACATTGAGGCTAAGGTGGCAACCAATAGGGGGGGGACTCGTAAAGCGGTTAAAGCATTTAAAAGTGCAGGAACTGAAGTTGTTAAAGTTAAAATGTTGAGGGTTAATAGGGATAATAAGGCTTTAATGGTAACGCTACCTAATACAGTTAAGCCTTCGGTGGTAATTTGAATAAATCCCCAAGACCAAACAACTTCGCCCCCGTCTCTAAATAAAGTCCCTAAAAGAACTGTCCCGATAAAAGCAAACTCAACGGCAATTCTGGTTAGTAGTACTTTTTTATTAACACGACTAACTAGACCTACTCCTAGCACCCCAACTGAATAAATTCCCCAAGTCAACCAGCGTCCATTTGGGGTAAGAGCGATCGCAAATACCATTAGTAAGGCGGATAATAGACGAGTGCGAGGGGCGAGGGAATGCCAGAATGTAGTTTGTTTGCTATTGAGATCTAAACTAAACGTAGCTAAACTTAGCAACAGCATTAATTACTTCCTGATCTGTTTAATTGGTTTGTTCGTCACTAGATTGATAATTGGAGGTGTTGTTGTCGGAAGTCTTTTTGATTAATAGTTTGCCTACTCCCCAGGCTAAACCGAATGTAGCCAAAGTTCCCAGTAACCCAGCTAAAGGTGTGGCGACTGTTTCGGGAACTCCTTTTAAGGCATATTCATCAAATACATGAGCAAAAGGTAATTTGGTGGCTGGGGTATCTTCTGTAGCTTTATGTTCAAACTCTAAGTCTTGGGAAACGCGATCAAGTCCGTCGGGATCTGAACTGGCAAAAGGAGAGATGAAAGTGGCAATGATCAGCGCAGTAGCTAAACCAGAAAGGATAAAAGCGAGATTACGAGAGTTGGAATTTGTCTTATTCATAAAACCTAAATGTTGATTTAAATATGCAATTCTTTCTTACTTAACGCTGCACCAACGGCTGAGAATTAGACACTTGGTTTTTTCTGCCACAATTGTAAATTAGGTCTGGTCTTGTCCGCCAAATAAAGCTTACTACTGCTAAAGTAATTAAAGCCTCGCCAATGCCAATTAGAAAGTGCCACAATGCCATTGCTGAGACGGCTACATTTAAAGGAACAGTTCCCGATAAAGCAAGTTGGATAGCTGTTAAAATTGCAGCAACAAATACACTTGTCCAGGCACTTACTGCCGTGGCGATCGCCATTCCCTTCCAAGTATTAAATCCAATTGCCGAACGTATTGCCCGATATAGATAGTAACCTGCAAAAGTTCCAATTAAGCCCATATTGACGATATTCGCCCCCAAAACTGTTACACCGCCATCTTGAAAGAGGACTGCTTGTACAATAAACACTACACTAACTACTAAAGCACCAGCCCAGGGGCCTAGTAAGATAGCTGCTAATGTTCCTCCAAGTAAATGACCAGAAGTTCCACCAGGTATGGGAAAATTGATCATCTGGGCAGCAAAAATGAAAGCAGCACATACACCCATAAGTGGTACTGTTTTTTCTTGATATTTGGCTTGCACTTGATTTAAGGAAACATATATTAGGGCGATCGCAATTACCCACGTAACTAAACTAACTGGAAGGCTTAAAAATCCATCTGGAATATGCAGTGCCAATGATGGTTGCCAATTCCAAAATAACCAGTTATTTATTGACATAATAGATCCCACAATAATAATCAAGTAATAAAATAATTTTTTTCTGTGATTTGTGGCAGTTTCTGTAGTTACTGCACCTTAGTAATTCTAAGTATTTTCACTTTAAAAAAATATCCTGTGGGGGGGCATTAAACCCTAGTTTTAACTAAAAATTAAGCTTTAGGATTTATTTTGCTCGTATTTAACTGGAAATCGGCGCAATAATTTAGAAGTTAAAAGCGATTAGGATTGTTTTTTACTGTTTTTTTATTAGCTTTTACTTGCTGAGTAATTACTACTATATTTTCTATTGTTAAATAGCGATTTTTTATTTAATTGTATTTATCCCCTTAAGTTAGTATTTAATGAGATGAATTATCCTTTCTACTCTATTGGTTTAAGAAATATTGCATTAATTGTTTCAAAGCTATTTTATATTTGCCTGATAGTTATTTATCCTTTCTTGAGTATATTCTTCTGTATTTAAATATTTTACCTTTAAGGGAGGTAAATGTAATTGTTGCTTAGCAAGCTTTAGGCTTTAACTCATCGTCAACCTCTGCCAACTTCAATAATATTTCTTGAATGAATATTTTTATAAAAATTACTAAAAAAAAGTGGGGATTATTCTTACTAATTGCTAGTTTATCTTGTATTTTTGTAGCAACTATTTATCCTTTTCGCTTTACCATTCCTCCAGAATTTTCTCTTAAGTTTATCTTTCGAGAGTTTCATTTTGGCAGTAGCATTAAGGATTATATCCAGAATGTTTTATTATTTATTCCTTTCGGGGTTAGTATAGCTAAAGTAATTTCAACTAAGGGTAAAACCATTGTCTTGTGGCGAATAATTACTATTAGTTTCATTTTCAGTGCCATCTTTTCTAGTATTGTGGAACTGACTCAATTTTTTATTACAATTCGGACTTCTAATTTAACAGATATTATTTACAATAGTTTCGGTGGTTCTTTAGGCTCGTTTATTTACTCTTACTGGCAACCGCTTAAAAAGTTTACCTGGGGAATATTAACTGGTAAAAGTGAGCAACTAAATATAAAAACAATTTTAAGTGCGATCGCTCTTTATTGTTCATTAGTAACTTTGGGGATTTGGTTCTTATTGATTAACGTTAATTTATCAAATTGGGATAATAATTTTTATTTGGCAATTGGTAATGAAGTTACAGGCGATCGACCATGGAATGGTAGGATTAGTAGCGTCCAATTTAGCGATCGTAGTTTATCGCCATTAGCAATAGGAAAACTTTTAAATCTACCTATCAATTCTGAAACTCAATTAGCATCGCTGATATCTTTTGACTTTTCTAAATGGCAAGAAGTTTATCAAGATTCTCAACGAAATATCAATTTATTTTGGCAAGATAATATCTCTGACAGTTATCAAAATTTGTCAAATCAAACGATTATTGTAGATGCTAATCACTGGCTAAAAAGTGAACAACCCGTAAAAACCTTAACAAAACAACTCAAACAAACTAATGAATTTACTTTATATTTATCTCTAGCAACTAATCAATTAAATCAGACTGGGCCTGCAAGAATTTTAGCTTTATCTCAAGGTACTAAAGCCCACAATCTAATTGTAGGACAAGCAGGTAATAATTTAGAGTTTCGTTTACGTACACCTATTACAGGTAACAGTGCTAGTCAACCTGAATTTACAATTCCCAATGTTTTTAATGATTTATCTTTACATAAAATAATTATTACCTTTGGCAACAAAAAAATAGACTTCTATATAGATAACATTGCCAATCATTACAGTTTTAAGTTTCAGGCAAATAACAGCTTTTTTATTTATTTTCCTTGGGATAAAAAAAATTGGAAGTTAAATCTACAAGACTACAATATTGCTAAAGACAAACTTATTTTTAATTTGATCATTGTCACTCCCCTAATTATCTTATTCAGCCTTTTAATTAAGTTAATTACCAAAACCAGATTAGCAACTTAGGTTACATACCCCTAATAAATAACAACTGCCAAAAAAAAAGAAATTTAAAATAATTATCTTATTCACCCTTTTAATTAAGTTAATTAGAAAAACCAGATTAGTAACTTAGGTGACATACCGCTAATAAATAACAACTGCAAAAAAAGAAACTTAAAATAATTATCAATCATCCATTATCAATTATCCATTAATAACTGGTATCCTGTTAAAACGGTAAGGCAATCAGAAGATCTCGTATATGGCTAATTTTTTATTAGAAGTGGGTACAGAAGAACTACCCGCAGATTTCGTAAGTAGTGCGATCGCTCAATGGCAAACTAAAATACCCAATAGTCTGTCTCAAGAATTTTTGCACCCTACAGGAATTGAATATTATGCAACTCCTCGTCGTTTAGCCGTATTAATTAAAGATCTTCCAACTCAGCAAGCAGATCGATCCGAAGAAATTAAAGGACCTCCCGTAGCTGCTGCATTTAAAGATGGTAAACCAACCAAAGCAGCCGAGGGTTTTGCAAGAAAGCAAGGTGTAAGTTTAGACGCGATCGCTATTCGTGACACTCCTAAAGGGGAATTTATCTTTATTGAAAAACAAATTCAAGGTCGTAGCACAATTGAGATTTTACAAGAATTATCTCCCCAGTGGATCACGGGGTTAGAAGGAAAACGGTTTATGCGTTGGGGTGATGGAGATTTACGTTTTCCCCGTCCAATTCGTTGGCTAGTTGCTTTGTGGGATGAAGAAATATTACCCTTAAAATTAGTTAATGGTTCAGAAACTATCGACAGCGATCGCACATCTCGCGGACACCGTGTTTTACATCCTGATTTGGTAACGATTAATCAAGCAACAGACTATGTAACCACTCTACGATCTGCTGCTGTTGAGGTGGATTCCAACGTCAGAAAAGAAAAGATTACCGCCGAAATATTAGCCCAGTCGGAGCAATTAGGGGGAAAAGCCGAAATTTATCCAGATTTACTGGCAGAAGTCGTTAATTTGGTGGAATATCCCACAGCCGTCACTGGTAAGTTTGCAGAGGAGTTTCTAAATTTACCGACAGAAGTGATTACTACGGTAATGGTGAGTCATCAACGCTATTTCCCTGTATATAAAGAAGAGGGGGGCGAGCTTAATCTCTTACCTAACTTTATCACTATTTCTAATGGCGATCCTGAGAAAAAAGCAGTAATTGCTGAGGGTAACGGCAGAGTAATCCGCGCCCGTTTAGCAGATGCGCAGTTTTTCTATCAGGCTGATTGTGATGAGCATCTAGAAACCTATGTACCTCAACTAGAAACAGTGACTTTTCAAGAGCAACTAGGCACAATGCGAGATAAGGTTGATCGGATAATTGATACAGCCAAAGCGATCGCCGATCAATTAGAAGTTACCCCAGAGCAATATAACGAAATTGAAAGCACTGCTCTATTATGTA
Coding sequences:
- a CDS encoding cobalt ABC transporter, inner membrane subunit CbiQ yields the protein MLLLSLATFSLDLNSKQTTFWHSLAPRTRLLSALLMVFAIALTPNGRWLTWGIYSVGVLGVGLVSRVNKKVLLTRIAVEFAFIGTVLLGTLFRDGGEVVWSWGFIQITTEGLTVLGSVTIKALLSLLTLNILTLTTSVPALLNALTALRVPPLLVATLASMYRYIGVLIKEFQAMRKAATARNLSKNGTWQRLVIGNMIGTLFIRTYERGERVHQAMLARGYQGVPVIEKVPTGGRRDVILLTLTGILALLGQVIYLVK
- the cbiM gene encoding cobalamin (vitamin B12) biosynthesis — translated: MSINNWLFWNWQPSLALHIPDGFLSLPVSLVTWVIAIALIYVSLNQVQAKYQEKTVPLMGVCAAFIFAAQMINFPIPGGTSGHLLGGTLAAILLGPWAGALVVSVVFIVQAVLFQDGGVTVLGANIVNMGLIGTFAGYYLYRAIRSAIGFNTWKGMAIATAVSAWTSVFVAAILTAIQLALSGTVPLNVAVSAMALWHFLIGIGEALITLAVVSFIWRTRPDLIYNCGRKNQVSNSQPLVQR
- a CDS encoding ABC transporter-related protein; translated protein: MHHNPIIIENLTYTYPDGTKALDNININIEAGERVALIGANGSGKSTLQLHLNGIILPQSGKIKVGKWWINEDNLRNIRNFVGLVFQNPDNQLFMPTVWDDVAFGPKNRGWKGEQLNQQVKKAMLMVDIDPQYYGNRNTENLSGGEKKRIAIAGVLAMQPEVLVLDEPSAQLDPRSRRQLIELLQNLTLTQLIATHDLDLALELCDRTIVLSKGRVVYDGQTEKIMSDSNFLTQHSLESPLSYSRPYCLIQDTSIKSQH
- a CDS encoding putative cobalt transport protein, yielding MNKTNSNSRNLAFILSGLATALIIATFISPFASSDPDGLDRVSQDLEFEHKATEDTPATKLPFAHVFDEYALKGVPETVATPLAGLLGTLATFGLAWGVGKLLIKKTSDNNTSNYQSSDEQTN
- a CDS encoding glycyl-tRNA synthetase subunit beta; this translates as MANFLLEVGTEELPADFVSSAIAQWQTKIPNSLSQEFLHPTGIEYYATPRRLAVLIKDLPTQQADRSEEIKGPPVAAAFKDGKPTKAAEGFARKQGVSLDAIAIRDTPKGEFIFIEKQIQGRSTIEILQELSPQWITGLEGKRFMRWGDGDLRFPRPIRWLVALWDEEILPLKLVNGSETIDSDRTSRGHRVLHPDLVTINQATDYVTTLRSAAVEVDSNVRKEKITAEILAQSEQLGGKAEIYPDLLAEVVNLVEYPTAVTGKFAEEFLNLPTEVITTVMVSHQRYFPVYKEEGGELNLLPNFITISNGDPEKKAVIAEGNGRVIRARLADAQFFYQADCDEHLETYVPQLETVTFQEQLGTMRDKVDRIIDTAKAIADQLEVTPEQYNEIESTALLCKADLVTQMVYEFPELQGIMGEKYALVSGESAEVAKGIFEHYLPRSADDQMPTTLNGQVVGLADRLDTLIGIFGIGMIPTGSSDPFALRRAANGIVNITWDGDLAINLNQLLQQGSTDFVSANGDKESPNEILQEFFIQRIRTLLQDEKNVDYDLVNAVLGEDDGEYTQRALDDLLDVRDRALFLQSIRQNGQLNAIYATINRSARLASQGELDTEILDPTGLINPELFEQSSEQDFYQALVDLLPQTQASQAERNYQLLVDALANIAPVVNSFFDGENSVLVMAENPDVKRNRLNLLGLLRNHARVLADFGAIVKG